The Liolophura sinensis isolate JHLJ2023 chromosome 6, CUHK_Ljap_v2, whole genome shotgun sequence genomic sequence ATATGGATACGTCATCGCGTTGCTTTCGGGTTCACCTGAAACATGCAAGTACGAAAgaggtaagatttttttttttttttgattggtgttttacgccgtactcaagaatatttcacttatacgacggcggccagcattatggtgggtggaaaccggtcagaacccgggggaaacccacgaccatccgcaggtagctggcagaccttcccgctcattacgctgcgctagcgcgctaaccaactgagccacggaggccccgaaagaGGTAAGATCACACTTTCCATGTTTCGCTCATGTTTTACTCCCAAAGTACCCTTTACATCTCAGTCACACGTTATGCATACGCAGTTTCGTTTACGTATAAGTTTGTCTCCATCGTTATCTGGTATGGTTATAGTGACGTATATAGATTATTCTTAAagactgtatttgtatttattacgtataaaattgtttttaatattattaaccCAGTCAAAAGTTTTTCAAAAACCAGATGTCTTTCCGGGTTTGACAAGAACGGGGGAATGACTCAGCTTAGTTCTGTTTAGGCcagggcgtgtaatttgttattatttaagcatttaaatacaaagaaatataaacatatttctgCTGTTAAGCAGTTAGAAAAGACCTATGGCGTACATTGCCCCGAAAACATTTaatcccactataatgctggccgctatcgtataagtgaaatattcttgagtactgcggaaaacatcaagtaaataaattaaccaaAGGATAATGGTAGCGCCTGTTTAAATCGAGTTCCCGATGGCTCAGTATGTCGTGAATTAAAGTGCGAATAcagtactaaaaaaaaaagaaataaagaaataaacatatttctttATACGAATACGTATGATAAATGTGTAATGAATTCCATGTTCGGATATAAAGGCCAGACTCACCTCTATAGGAACCGGGAACTCCCAGGTGAGGGTTGTGATTTAACGTTGAGAAGAAGGTCTCGTCCGGCACCCTCGTTCCATTGACCCAATCCAGAAAACACAAAGCCGTCTGGTTGTGAAGTATGTAATTAACGTAACCCCGGGACGCGGTGATGTGAACATTACCCTGGCTTGGAATGATCCCTTGAGGTGCTGGCAGGTGCTTTTGCCAGCGTTTAGCTCTCGCCCTGTGAAAATACATAAATGGGGGTGTTGTACTGAAATTGAAATGCAAAGGTTAAAGACTGAGAGAGAAGGGATATAACTGTATGTAACATTACAGACACCGACGCTGAGGATTGTACTGTCGGAAGCTCGGTGAAGCTACTTTCGGAAGCTGATTGTACGAAGCTTTCTGATTCTTTTTATTTCGGAAATCTTACGCGTTTATTGCCTTTCATGAAGCATTTATGGTACAAAGCGCATGTTTAAATGATGACAGATGGCCGAAGTGCTCGATTTAAGTCAAGAGGCTTGCTAGGTACCTGGCCAAGGCCCGAAGTTTCTTctaggcactccggtttcctctaggcattccggtttcctccggcTATACTTCATAGAATGTAATGTAAGTCATGTAACTGACaactaaacaccaatcaatcaatcaaatgacaGCGAAAGGTAAGCGACATTGAACAAATAAAATCGAGTGCCCCTAAAATGCTGTACAGAAGGTCAGTTCTGTTCGATATTTTCGTTTTCCTCATATAATTCGTCGGATTTTTTTCGTCATGGCCAGTAATACGGAAAAGGTGACGTGGAAAATCATGGCTATGGCCAGTAACTGAATATGGTAATTATGCTCAGTTTTCATTTCacttaataaaaatgtaacGTTCCGCTTCAAATTGCGTTAAATACCAAGCCTGTAAACCAAATGCATTGCGACTGTGCTGTGTCTTGAAGCTTTAAGTGCAATTACCTTTTCCTTGTCCCTTCGATGTTATTGGCTCCTTTGTACGCCTTAAGAATCTCCACCAATTCCAGGTTCGTTCTCAGTGGGAACTCTTGTCCAGTCAAGtttatgaaatatttccagTTTTTGTACGGCCAGAGTTGCCTCATACAGAGCAGGTCTGGCTCCAGCACGGTGGAACATCCCCAGCGAACTGTGACAGGATTCCGGACGATGAACACGTTGTGAAAGCAGCGGGCTATGGCCGACATTCCCTCGTGAAGGATCTGCGGTGACTTTTTATCCACATGTATGCAGTAATGATTCTGTGGCTGATAAATGGCTCTCAGAAGTCGCTCAGATTGTTCGATGTCTTTGTACATCAGGACGCTGAAGGCTATCGGGAATTCTTCCTCTGCGGAACTTAGAGGGTCAGTTGCATATCCTCTGAACAACTTAAACTCGGTGCAGTTCCTGCTAAGTTTGAGGTAATCTTCACCAGAAAGTGTCTTCCGGGCTTCCCGTTTCATAACATCTTGTGCTTTTATTTTCTCCTTTATGTCTCCTCGTATCAAAGCGTTGCAGTCCACATGTGTTACAACGGGATGACCAATGAGGTCAGGCGAATTGGACGAATTTGACTTCTTTTTTGTCTTATTAGAGATCGCGGTTTTGACCTTGATGGAAGTCTCAAAGTGCACTGGTTTCGCCTGCAGTCTGGCTTCAGTCCTGTTTTCGACGGTGATTATTGTCTGTGACGCCACCACTTCGAATagaaaatcagtattcaaaagCACTTTCTCTGAATATGTTATTAACCATATACTggtgacaaaaataataacCCACATTAGTGATTTCAGTTTAAACATGGCGTCGCCCCTGCCAACCGACTGTGTGGTAGATATGTCTCGAGAACATTCGATGGATGGTTGCAGATATTTATGCAGAGTGTAAATAGTGCTAACAACAAATCAGAATGCTTTATTGATTATAAGCATTGACTGTTTATTGGCGTAGTTCCGGCCGCTGCCAACAGGTGCAGGTTAGATTTCCCGTATATGTACCAAGAAAAAGTTTGTAACTGAAGCTAGCTGATTTCATATaggtgaatgaatgactgattatcGTTTAACGCCATATCGGCAGAATTCCAGCTGTATTGTGACAAGAGCTTGTCAGAACGAGGACACAATTGTCTTTCGACTCGAGAATGATAATATTCAAAATCAGAGCAAAGAAGTAACTCTTTTTAAAACCACCTACAATAAACACACAGCAGTAAAAATTCGTGAGTTACATTAAATATAGTTCTTAAACAGTAACCTTAAACTAATTATTAATATACTTATTCTTGTGTATTTAGCTTTTAGCTTAAAAGTatcttttaaacatttcagCATCGCCTATAACGTGGTCAAGCTTTTACTCATAGTTTGCCTATATACAGAGTTCAGTTATtatattgggggggggggggggattagcCCTACCATGTTGAGTATCAAACATTTACCTTTTTCGTACGCAGTGCACAATAAACCAGCCTGCTACCTAATTGGCGATGATTTATTGTACTCCCTACAGAGGTCATTAGTCCACTCGGCAAGCGAGGACCCTTGGAATCATTTAGATGCTGTAAATCACTCACGAGGCAACAACAGTTGTGGCTCTGACATCACAAGTTTACCTTTCAGAGGCCactggttttaacatttttgttatatttatatattctgaCGTGGTTACTGCTTAAGGGCAGAATAATGTACTCATTTTGCTTTATCTAGATAATTGCAGGGAGCATACAAACAATTATTACACATTTGTACTGTAACTTGCCCAAGTGCTCAAGCTATGTGAATATAGGAATCTGCATGAAACTTAAGTGAAACACTTGGTCCAATTTTGAGATATTGTTCCAATTATAAAGGACACTCTTTGTGAGAAGCGTCATTCATGAGCTCAGCCTTCAGTAGATTTTAAATGAGGTGTCGCTTAGCGAACATATGTTATGCACTTTAATGGACAGATGGTTTATTGTAGAAGACAGTGTACAAAATGTCCAATCGACATCCGCGTCAATATCTGGGACCGAATGAATATAACAGCATTACTATACATTACTATTGTTATTCCCCTCATCGTGGTGCGTGAAAATCGATGTGTAATgtcaatgtatgtatgtatgcttttgGTTTTCTGTAACATTTCAGTACATAGAACTAACTTATCCCACTGTGTAGCGTTATTCTTTGGTACTGGAGTAAAATGTCGAGGATGTGAACTGTCGTCACACCATTTGATCTGAATGACAGTTGAAGACCGTCTCCCGCTTGGATTCTGATTCAGTGCTTGCCCAATCATTGACCAGTGAGATCGCGTTATCGAATCTCGCTCTCTGCTTCGTGTGCGGTTTAAAGTCCTGATTTTCAGAGGTACAGTAGTCAGTGGCGGTGCTTTTCTTCACCTTCACCCTAATACGGAACCGAcctcataagtgaaaaattcttgagcaccgCATTAAGTATCAGTCAAAAAgatcaataaatacatcaaaattgAGTTTGGTCTTGACACCGTATACTTTTCAACCACTTCACTGATCAACATTATTTCTTTGAACTTGAACACAAATAAATCTAACAAATCTAAATTTGTTCCTGATGAAACACAAAAATGTCAGGCGCTAATAGAGTGGGTTATCTTTACCCCTGCTTATCGattccatttaaaaaatttttgaagACTCCTTGCATTATATTGTCTAGGACCCCAAAAGGATGTAAAATTTTATCGTAATGCGGCACCCATGTTTATTCGGCACGGGATTTTAGAGAGGATTGTTTCTCTGTGTATAAAATGGTAGTGGTACTTCAATTCAGTTGACTGGGAGCAGGCGTTGCTTCCCGTTATTTTGGTTTTGACAggtggattttttttaatttgcaacGGCCAATGTTTCCTTAATAAAGATGGTTTTCATTAAATACACACGTCATGTTAGTTAGCATACGGTGGAATCACTGAAGAAACGATTCAGTGAACCTGATAGACAAAATATTAGACATTGTCAATATGCATGTTTGCAAGGGGGGACAGATCGATATACGGATAATTATGCTGGTTATTCTCGACATTATTTCAGAGTTACAGAAAAAATAACTGGATACTtaagatatgtaaaaaattcgGTTTATTAATAGGttataagaaaatatattattCAGTGCATTAAATGACATTCACATGAAACGCTATGAACAATGCTTTGCCCGGAAACATCTCACTAAATAAAACTTTGCAACGATGGCAAAATAACCAGTTAAGgcacaaaaaatattcacaaccAAAAAGATAAAATTTCACGACTTGCAGAAAATCATCAGCAAAACATGTCCTATTAAACATAGCTCCTTTCTCACGTTTTAAATGTGACCATATAGAAAACTAGTTAGAAATGTTATGCACATCTACATGCCTTCCCTGTGattaaatcatttaaatactAAAACGGTATCCCATGACTTTGCCTGCAGTGATTGTTTTCACAAAGTTTGAGTGAACGACACGTTAGATAAAAATTCCTTAATCTACGAAAAATCTTCACTCATGCAGCATATGAAGCTGTGTGTATGTGAACATCGGATCATTAAAACTATAAACCTTCATTACAGAAGCCCGTTTTAAAAACCACACCTTGTCGCTTCCACCTGCCAATACATCCTCTACAATCACAATTCCACCACAGGAACTGGGCAGCTACAATCAGCTGAAGCCGTCTAAAATGTTATAACCCACTTAGTGCTTCAGTGAAGCTTCATGACTTATAAGATGACAAACTTAAATTATTACATCTCCAAACATTGTTTAGCCATATCAGCACGCATCTCAGTGGAGTGTTATGTTACTGTCAAACGAAGGTCTGCTCCCACCACTCGTGAGCACTATCACAGTGCATTCCTCGACTTCGCATGCTCCTGTTTGAAGTTTATGATTGGGCAGTTGCTACAGTCGGTGTTTAGCCCCAAACAAATAGTTTGCAGTTGTCGACAGTCTAGCCTTATTTGTCAGTCACATCAATTCCACCGTGCAAAGTGGAAGAAGTACATACCACCGGTTGTTGATTTGATGCACAGTACCTTACTTCATCAGGCCTTGTACAGTAATAGCACTAATATACCAAAGTATTCCGAACACCACCGCAGCACTGTCAATACTACAGGGTTTTATCAACATCTAATCAAAAAGCACCAAGATACCAATAAAACTTCTGCTCAAATGAACACGAAAACAAGAGAGGACTAGATCACAAATCATACAACCATTAATATGTAAATCTATTACAATCCGAACCACAGGACGAACCACAGGACGAACCACAGGACGATAGGGGGGTATTTTCTGTTCAGCCCTGAACGGCATTAACTACAGATTGTGCACAACTTCCTTTAGAAATCTGATTATGAAGACCAATGAatccagaacatttcacttaagaTAATGGGTCAAAGCAACCTTCTGCACTTAGGCAGCACCATTAACTCATCCCGATAAGGTGCAGCCATTACTGAACTATTTGATCCTATTGTTCCCTCAAAGATCCAATATAGAATGATTCACATTCCCAAAAACATGCCCCTCCTTGTAGGCATTCTACACAAAACTAAGTTACATACACCAAATATCAACCTGAGAGGAAACTAGCCAGGTAAAACTTCTCTCCACCATAGTGCTAGATTGTTCTATATTCAAACGCATGCCCACACAAAATAGGTCTTCTATCACCTTAGCACATTTGAATGACTCGTCTAGCCAAATGTTTTGCGCACGTCATCATTACGTATACAGACCTATACACCATATTTATTCAAAGATCAGAAATAAACGGCTTTCTCACTTGAGGCATCCCTTTTGCCCATTAGACTGTTCCTAGTCCTCCACAATACATATGTTTAATTTAGAAAGActtgtttacacatttaaaaaaaatcatccatTCCTTTACACTAAACAGTCCCTTGCAAGAATTGTGCAGCCAAAAATATCCTTTTTTCTCAGACTCTAAAATCCAACCTCAAAATACGCTCCACTTCATGGAAAATGCAacataaatgacaaatgacTTAACACAAATAGCATTTTTCAGTCAACGTATACCACCAACACACAAGGCTGAATTATGTTACTTTCCTGTCCATTGACAATTACTTCAATTAATTAGGACTAATACAAACTGGAATTCCCAAGAGTTCCCTAATTATGctatcaaaatttttaaaaatgaaaaaaaatacataaaaacacaaccaCAGGGACATTTTTGAATGGCAAATATACGGCTATGGTTGCTGTTTATACGAGTTCCCCAAACAGTGAAACTTTGGAGTACAAGCTGTGTCGTAAGCCGAGATGTGTTGATCAATGGTGACATCAGAGTCCATTGCAGGGTTGTCAACACAACATGCTACTGGGACTTTCGCCCAGTCAGCACCGTCTCCTGTCAATACTGTATCCGCCGTTGGCGTCAGACACGTCCGGAAGCAGGGTGAACAATCTGCCTGTCCGGGTCGTCCCGCCTCCCCTGTCTCAGTTTCCGATAGGTCCGGCTCCCCCTGCAGGTCCATGTAGGACTGATCCAGCTCCATTATTTTCTCCAGCGTTTCGCGAATACTGGAAAAGGTTGGTCGATCTGCTGGTTTTTCTCGCCAACATTTCAACATCAGCTCATACCTACAAACAAAATTGTGTTCGAACATCATCGCACATACCTTTATTTAAAGGCGCCAAGTATACAGATAGCAATTTCTGCTTGTATAGATGTAACCGAGGCCAAAAGTTTCATTCCAGAattgtttcaaataaaaatgatacGAAATGCTACATGGAAGAGTACAATTAGAGCTGTGATCACAGTGCGATAGCTGACTCTTTGTTAACCATCAAATTTACCTCAGTTCAGATCTATTATTCTAACTAATAAATGTAGCAACTTGGTAAGTAAAATAACTCATTTCCTCAGCGgcaaattcaaatttttgacagGTCCCTCCAAAATCAATGTTCACTAAAACTTACACTTCGTCTTTACAGTTATCAGGCTGCGACATGCGATAGCCGCTTTTCAACAAGGACAGAAGTTCCCGTGGATCAACGCCAGGGTAAGGCGTGGAACCCATCATCAGGATTTCCCAGAGAACGACACCGAAGGACCAACTGTGAGCAAAAAGTAAACACATATTCCATCTGATTACCATACAATACAAAAACCTTCTTCGGCAAACACAATGTTGCTTAAGACTGAATTCTCGTGAGCCTATacatcaacctacatgtacaaacgaGTTAAGCTTTCCATTCCAGTTGATTTGGGGCATACTAAACCAAGGATCGGAGATAGTTAGTAGCAGAGTTATTATCCGGTTTTCCAGTCTTCACATTTTTGGTTAATTTAATGCTTCTCGTACCACTTTTATGGTAACCTACACGTCACTGTTACGGCAATTTACAGGTTTGTTTAATGGTAACATACGTCTCTCTTTCTCC encodes the following:
- the LOC135466222 gene encoding beta-1,3-galactosyl-O-glycosyl-glycoprotein beta-1,6-N-acetylglucosaminyltransferase-like, translated to MLKPVASESIWLITYSEKVLLNTDFLFEVVASQTIITVENRTEARLQAKPVHFETSIKVKTAISNKTKKKSNSSNSPDLIGHPVVTHVDCNALIRGDIKEKIKAQDVMKREARKTLSGEDYLKLSRNCTEFKLFRGYATDPLSSAEEEFPIAFSVLMYKDIEQSERLLRAIYQPQNHYCIHVDKKSPQILHEGMSAIARCFHNVFIVRNPVTVRWGCSTVLEPDLLCMRQLWPYKNWKYFINLTGQEFPLRTNLELVEILKAYKGANNIEGTRKRARAKRWQKHLPAPQGIIPSQGNVHITASRGYVNYILHNQTALCFLDWVNGTRVPDETFFSTLNHNPHLGVPGSYRGEPESNAMTYPYLTRYISWSHEGKPCHGKFVRKVCIFGVFDLPYLTSLPHLFVNKFHWDYQHFARDCLEEWHFNRTVGKHFLGTNFNVSYYGQWDFVWNKQSLITKISSKNQKESLLKSEGPAGKFPDSLMLTPMHDEDKQDR